Genomic DNA from Sporosarcina sp. ANT_H38:
ATGACGAATAAAAGTACGCACCGCTACTTATCTTTTACGCTTTAGTAAACGAACACCAAACGGAGCTAAGTCAATCTTAGTAGGTACCGGCGTTCCTTCAATTAAATCCGTATATACCGAATCTACTAACTCAACTTCTTTAGCTTCTCTGCTAAAATTGAATATGTAAATATAGTCATATTCACCATCTGTCCGACTCTGTGCTGTAACACCTTCCGGAAGTTTGCCTTCAATAACCCTTTTCAAACCTAATTCTTCAACTAGCTTCGTGAATAAATCGAGGTGAAATTCTCCCTTATTTCTCGATGCGATATAATACGCCTTTCCTGCTCCAAACTGATTAACCGTTAGAGCCGGAAGTCCTGCATAGAAATCCTCTTTGTAATAAGCTAAAGCCTCGGCACCCTCAAGATGAATAACATCACATAATTCATGTGCAACGTATTCCTTTGTAAGGCCTAACTCATTTCCAGCTGCCATTTCAATTGAATTTGTTTGGCCATCATGTAAGCCATCAATTTCTTCCGACCAAATGCCTAGTGTTTTTCGCAATGGACCTGGGAAACCTCCCGCAAACACAAGATCATTCTCATCGACAATTCCTGACCAATATGTTGTTACAAACGTGCCACCTTGTTGTACAAATCTCTCTATTTTCTCACCAACACCAGGACGGACCATATATAGCATCGGAGCGACAATTAGTTTATATTTCGATATATCCTGATCCATATCAATCACATCAACAGCAACACCTTGATCCCAAAAGGCTTTGTACTGCCCAGCAACCGCTTTTTCATAGCCAACACCGATATTACGGGGTCCTTGAGCATCATTTATTGCCCAGCGATTTTGTGTATCAAAAATAAGGGCTACCTCAGCTTCCACAGTCGTTCCAACTACTTGGTCAAGACCTCCAAGTGTTTCACCTAGTTGGGAAACTTCCTTAAAAACTCTCGTATGCTCATGACCAACATGATCTACAACAGCACCATGGAACTTTTCACTAGATCCACGACTTTTGCGCCATTGGAAATACTGAACTGAATCCGAACCATGGGCAACAGCTTGTAACGATGATAAATAATGCATACCAGGACGTTTTAACTTACTAACATCTTGCCAATTCGTTAAACTCGGCGTGCTTTCCATTAACAAAAACGGTTGACCATCTTTTAACGAACGGAACCAATCATGGTTCATTGCAATATATGCAGCTAGCTCACTGTCATCCTCATGATCATGCCAAGTCGGATAAGAGTCCCACGAAACAACGTCAACTTCAGCAGCAAATTTTGCATAATCAAGACCCTCAAATAATTCCATGAAGTTCGTGAAAACCGGAATATCTTTATTTGCTTCTTTTAACGGTTTGATCTCATGTTTGTAAAAATTAATTGTTTGATCCGTAACAAACCGCTTCCAATCCAAATTCAATCCATGTACCATCGTTTCACCATGTGGAGCCGGTGATTCCACTTGCGACCAAGTTGTATACGTATGGCTCCAAAACGTAGTCCACCAAGCTTTGTTCAAGTTTTCCAATGTCTTGTATTTTTCTTTCAGCCACTCACGGAATGCATCTTGACAATAGTCACAATGACATTCGCCGCCATATTCATTTGATAAATGCCAACCGATCACTGCAGGATGATTCGCATAGTTATCCGCCAACCTTTTGTTGATAATCGCTATTTTTTCACGGTATTTTGGTGAACTAAAACAATGGTTATGTCGTATTCCATGTAAATTACGAGCTCGATTACCACCAACACGCAGTACTTCTGGGTATTTTTCCGACATCCAAGCTGGTCTAGCACCACTTGGTGTAGCTAGAAATGCATAAATACCATTTTCAGCAAATGTATCAAGAATTCGGTCTAACCATTCAAAAGTGAATACACCTTCTTCAGGTTCCAGTTTACTCCAGGCAAACATTCCGATTGACATGACATTACATTTTGCAAGCTTCATTAAGCGAATATCCTCAGCTAGGATTTCTGGGTGTTCCTCCCATTGTTCCGGGAAATAATCTGCCCCGTGCAATACTTTAGGAATTCTACTACTTACAGGATCATATACTTTTGTCATCTAAATCACCTTTTCCAATTTTTTGAGTATCTACTTGAATCAATTTAGTAATAGGGTTATAAAACGGGAAATACGAACAATGTTGATTTCCGCTTCAGGTGGACGCTTTCCGCGGGCACGGCTTCAGTCTCCTCGTCGTTTCACTCCTGTGGGGCCTTCAGCTCGCGCTGTTCCCGCTGGAGTCGCCACCTTCCGCTACAATCAACGAGAGTAGCCCGAAAGTTTGACGGACTATGAATTGATAGATGAATTATAGTGTTAGTCTTTACATAAGAAATAAGTAATTGTGAAATTGATTCACTTATCCTTTTGTTCCTCCACCAGTCAAACCTGAGATCAAGAATCGTTGTAAATATAAATAGATCAGCGAAACAGGAACTGCAATTAAAATGGCCCCTGCAGAAAATCGGGTAAAGTTATTTGCAAATTTATCATTGATAAAGTTAAATAATCCAAGCGCTAATGTGTAATTTTCCGGGCTTCTCAATATAATTGACGGTAGAATAAAATCGAATAACGGTCCCATAAAGTTAAATAATGCTACAACCGCCAAGATTGGTTTTGCCAATGGTAATATAATTTTTATAAACACAGTCATATGTCCGGCACCATCCATTCGGGCTGCTTCATCCAGCTCTCGTGGGATTGTATCCAAATAGCCTTTTACAAGCCAGGCATTAAACGGGATTTGTCCACCAACATAAATCAAAATTAACCCAGTCAATGTATTCAAAAGTCCAACTAAATTAAGTAAAATATACAAAGCAACCATCGCCATAATGACCGGGAACATTTGCAGGATTAAAAATGTATATAACCCCGATTTACGTCCAACGAACTTGTATCGAGAGAATGCATATGCGACTAGCGACGTCATAACGACTGAAAACACTGCTGATAGAGTAGAAACAATCAAACTATTTTTATACCAAGTTAAATAATTACTACTAGGATCTGTAAATAACCACTTATAATGAACAAGCGACCAATTTTCTGGAATAATCGTCGAAGAATATAAGCTTGTTCCAGCATTTAATGACATTCCAAATGCCCAAATCAGAGGATAAATAATGATTACAGCCATAAACGCAAACACTGCATATATTCCTGTTAACTCTAATGCTGATTTAACTTTTGGTTTCATCAAATATTCCCCTCTTCCTTAAATGATTTTGTCCGTCGGAATTGGAGGATTGCAAAAACAGATACCAAGATTCCTATAATTAGGGAGATGGCTGCAGCCATACTATAATTATTCGTTTCGAATGTTAGTTTATATACCCAGGAGATTAATATATCTGTTCCTCCAGCATTTTGGCCTTTTACCGCTGGGCCACCTCCGTTAAGTAGATAAATAACATTAAAGTTATTAAAATTCGAAGTATATTGGATGATTAACAATGGTGCTGTTGCAAATAGAATATGTGGCAGTGTAATACCTCTGAATTTTTGCCAACGTGTAGCACCATCCACATCTGCCGCTTCATACCATTCACTAGATATACTTTGTAATACACCAGAGAATAGAGCAAATAAAAATGGATAGGCAAGCCACGTCTGAATCATAATCAGCAGAATTTTTGTGTAAAACGGATCTGTTAACCATGGGATTCCATCACCGCCGAAAAGTGGAATAATGATATCACGGTTAATCGCACCAAATTCATCATTAAACATTGCTGCAAAAATTAGAATTGAAACGAATCCAGGTACTGCCCACGGTAAAATCAAAATTGTTCTGATTGTTTTTTTGAATTTAACACGACGATCATTGGCAAGGATGGCCAGAAATAAAGCAAGTACGATTTGAAATGATGTGGCGACAAGTGTCCAAATAATTGTCCAAGAAAATACACTAATAAATGTATTCTTCCATAATGGAACAGTAACTAGATTCACAAAATTATCAAAACCTACCCACTGTACTAGATGCCTTGGTGGTGAATTATATAAATCATAATTCGTAAATGCTAGCGTAATCGCAAATAATAAGGGAAAGACTACAGTGAATATTAAAAGGATTAATCCAGGCCCAGTAAGTAAATATGGGAATGCTTTATCATAACTTGCTTTAAATGCATCCATCATCGTTGTTGCTTCCCAACCTTGTGAAATTAATTTTGCTTGTTTTTTCGCATCTAGCACATTGAGAACATAAAACAAAATCACAAAAGCAATTAAAATAATTGATAAAATTCCATATACGAGTAAAAAGATCGAGTGGTCTACACCAGCGATTGTTCCAAGTGTTGTAATTCCCCATAAACCTAAATTAATGAAGTCAGAAAAGCTGATAATGAAGGCAATTTCTAAAATAATAAAGCTAATTCCCTTTATATATTGTTTGTTATATATTTGTCCTAAACCCGCAAGCAAGATCGATAGAATCATCGCCGTTTTAGAACTATGTGTTTTTGCATATTTGCGCTTCGGTCCTTTTGACTTTTCCGTAGGAGTCATTTTATCCACCTCGTTTAAAAATCGAGTGGGAAGAGAGCAACTAGGCCTCTTCCCACTCAACTCTAGATTCATGTTCCTGATTGAACTAATGATGAAAATAGGAGTAAACGGTTATTTGGAGATTTCAATTTTTTCTTTGATATTTTGAACCGATTCATCTAATATTCCTTGAACATCTTCCCCACCAACAATTAGTTCGATCGCGTCATCTATATCCCATACTGCAGACATTTCAGGAATATTTGGCATTGGTGTACCGTATTTAATTTGCTCTGTATAACCTGCATAGATTGGATCATCAATCTTATCAAGAATACTTTGACGAGGCGGAAGCTCACCTGTTACATCGTAATAAAGTTGTGAATTCTCTTCATTCATTAGGAATTTCGCTAAATCCTGTGCCCATTCCTGATTCTTAGAGTAATAAGATGTTAACCACGATTTCACCCCAACGAATGATTGTGCAATTTCACCATTAATTTGTGGTAGTGGAGCCGTTGCTAAGTTATCGCCTAGCGCTTCAGCATAAACCGGTAAATTCCATGGTCCGCTTACAACCATACCAACTTTACCTTCTGTAAATAGACCGTCTAAAACATCAACAGTTAAAGTTTTTGGGAGTAAACCTGCTTTCACAAAAGATTGATATTGCGTTAACCCTTCGATTGCACCTTCGTTATTTAGGCCAACATCTTCTGGATCATACGTACCATTTTCTTCAGCAAACACATAGCCACCGTAACTATTTATGAATGGATACAAGTAGTAAAACGAAGGACTAATCAAGAATCCATATTCATCTTTGGCTTTATTCGTTTTTTCTTTAGACATTTCAAATACTTCTTCGATTGTTGTTGGTGCTGTTTCAATGATACTTTTATTGTAGTAAACGAAATATGTTTCAATTGCTACTGGTGCTCCGTAAACATCGCCTTCATACGTAAAAGCATCAATTGCTGCTTCGCTAATGCCCTCAAGTTCAGCACTCGTATAGTCAAATGGAACCGCTAGACCTTGTGCAACAACGTCACCTAATCGATCCTGTGGTTGGAAAAACAAATCGGGACCGTCTCCAGCTGGACCAGCTAATGCAAGTTCCTGAATCTGGTCAGGTTGCGGAACTCTTTCCATCACAATTTCTATTCCCGTTTTTTCAGTGTATTTGTCAAACATTTGTTTCGATACATCTGCAGCGATATCTTCATCATTCACCCAAACAACTAATTTTTCCGGCTTAGCTGTCTCCCCACTACTTTCCTTAGCAACCTCTTTAACTTCCTCACGTTCTGGAGCACAAGCAGTAAGAATAACCAATAAAGACAACATTGATAATAAACCTAAAAATGCTTTTCTCTTTAACAATTCAATGACCTCCCTTGTAATTTAATAGCGAGAATCACTTAATTAGTTAGATTAATTAAGTGTTCAACTAACTTAACCTCAGTATAAAGCGCTTTCAAATAGATAGATATATCAAAATACTCCAAAAAAGTTTCAGAATATGCAACTAGCTTTTTATGCATAAACAATTATTTATCTTCTATTTGTTTACAAAGTCTTGGAATCAGCACAAACTTCGAAGGAATCCGTTAGCAGCTTGCAAATCCCAATCCAATCATTTAACAAAAAAACAAACCTAGCACTGACTACTAGGTTTGTTTATAGTGTAAGTCACGATATACGCTTGGGGTAATGCCTTCGCGCTTCTTAAATGTAGAAACAAAATGACTGACACTGTTAAATCCGACCAGTTTTGAAATATCACTTAAACTTTGTTCCGTATTTGTAAGTAAGATTGTCTTCGCTTCACGAATTCTTAACTGCACTAAAAATGAATAAGGGCTAATGCCAAATGTATCATGAAATAATGTATTCAGATGTTGCGAACTAACTTTGGCCTTTTCAGACATTTCTAATAAACCAATATTCTTCGGATACATTAACTCAAGCCATGCAACAATCGGCCTAATTGCCTCATAGCTCTGTGAAATCGATAGCTTATTATTCAACTTACCATATTTTTTTAACATCATTAAAAATTGATATAACGTTGCTGATGATTCAAACTCCAAATAAGAGTCTTCCTGACCAATCTCTTTTATCATTGATTGGATGATGTTAGCGAACGAAACACCATCTGTTTCTTCATATACACCCGAATAATTCATATCCAAAGAATTAAGGATTGGATCAACCGCCGCGCCACTAAATGTCATATATAGTGTCGACCATTGGCCACCACCATCTCTATCATAATAATAAGAATGTGGCGTATACGGTGTCAGCAGGACAGCCTTTCCCGGTGTAAGTAAAAACTCTTGACCCGCAAAGTTAAAAGTTCCTTCTCCCTTAACTGTCTGTAACCAATGATAATATGGATACCCCTCAGGCCGATTAAACTCAAGCTCATGTGGGTTATAACCAATACTTTCAATATATAAAGGCAATGGATTGTCCGATACAGTAAAAGTATAACGCTTTTTATCCTCCATACGCTGCCCCCCTTTTCCTAATTATACCACCACATCAACGGGTAGCGTACGGCTACAAGGCATTAGTAGGAGTAGTAAGATTGTAACCGTTATCTGTTTTTCTAATCGTACTGACATTCGATTATCGGATAATTTTGGGTGCCTGTGCATCAAAAATTGACAAACTACTGATATATTTGAATAAAAATACAAAATAGCTAAACATATTTCCATAAATCATATTTTGAAAACGTTATAATAAAATTGTATTACATTTTCCGAATCTATTCTTGCACAACTATCCCCTCTTTTTTCAAAATTTCAATGTAGTTTCTAGCACTGCGTACTTGAAATTCATTTTATAACGGGGTCTATTGGTTCCTTCCCTCTTAAAACAGCTACTAAATTCTCTGCTGCTCGCATCGCCATTGCCGCTTCCGTTCTCGCTGTAGCAGATCCGATGTGAGGGACTGCTACGACATTCGACATTTGAAGTAGTGGGTTATGTGGATTTACGGGCTCTGTTTCAAATACATCTAAACCAGCTCCATAAATCTCTCCATTTTGTAACGCGCGAATAAGCGCTTGCTCATCTACCGTCTGACCGCGAGATACATTTATAAAGACAGCTGATTTCTTCATCATTTTGAATTCCTTTTCACCAATGATTTGGAACGTTTCAGGCGTAAGTGGTGTCATTAACACGATATAATCAGAACGTGTTAAAAGTGACGTCAAGTCGCAATACTCCGCGCCATACTTCTCCTCAGCTTCCGGTTTTCTGTTCCGATTATAATAAAGAACGTCCATATTAAAACCGAATTTTGCCCTTCTTGCAATCGCTTCTCCGATTCGTCCCATTCCAATAATGCCTAACGTGGTACTATGTACATCTTTCCCATAGATTTCGTGATAATTCGTCGTCGGTTTCCAGCTTCCATCTTTGATAAACCGATCTAATTCAGTGATGCGTCTAGCAGTAGCTAAAATTAGGGCAAATGCTAAATCCGCAACCGTTTCATCCAGTACATGAGGCGTATTGGTTCCAATTACATTTCGCTTTTTCATAACTTCTACATCAAAGTTGTTGTAACCAACAGATACATTACTAATGACTTTTAAATGAGGTGCGTGATTCAGTAGTTCCTCATCAATCCTTCCAACCATACTGCTACCACCAGTATATAAACCTTTAACATCTGCAATTTCTGCTAACAGGACATCTCTCGGAGTTCGCCCATCTCCCCGCCATTCTATAATATCGCAATAATCAGTCATAAATTCTTTTACATGTTCAGGTATAGAATATGTTGAATAGACTTTTGGTTTCACTTTTCATTCCCCCTACTACTTAATAGCAACTAGTTCTATTATTAAATGTTTCTGATTTTGAATAACGACAAATAATTACCTGAGAGGTGTCACGAACAGGTGGCCTGAAATTAATTTAGGTAGGTTAGGTGGATTTTGTTTATTCTTATTGGGTTCTCATATACTACAGAGTTCAATGAAAGATGGCTCCCCAGACTTCTAAAAAACTTTCTTTGTATATCTGCACTTCGGAAAGTTACTACACCCATAAAAGGATCCATACTTTCCTTTCTTCAAAGACAACTCGCTGTTGCACTTTGGACAGGAATTTTGTTGGATGCTTTCTTTCTCTTTTCGCACATTTTCCTTGCGATTATTCTGGATTGTTTGAACATGCTGTTTCCTAATTCTCTTCTTTACTTTCTTATCTTCAATTAGGAAACCTTCAAGCTTCCGGTTAATCTCACGCAACTCAAGTTCACTAATTTTATGTACATTCCATTCTTTAATCACCCGTGTTAATTGTGGAAACTGAATGACTCTTGCAGATTTAAAGCGATCTTCAAACTTTAAAGTGGAACTACTAGAAAACGCTATGATGGAATGAAAGTACTCAGAGTCCTTTTTACCAATATAGTTTTTTAATGCTTTTATGTGCCCATAGTTTTGCCAAATTGGATTAAACATTTTTTCTTTTCGTTTATAAATAACCTGTGTCCAGTATCTCTGATTTTCTTTAGCAAATATCCAACCTTCGTAATCCTTTGTTTCAATAACAAAGATCCCATATGGCGAGGTAACCACATGATCCACCTGGGTTGTTCCCTTGTCGCCATTGGGTACATATAGATCATGGAATATTGAATAATTCGGTCCTAGAGTGCTAAATATTCGATTTACTTTCCATTCTCCTACTGCCCCTTTTATCAGCGGAAACTTTAGTTTTAGTATGACAATCCCAGTCAATACTACCAAAGTAAACAGAACAGGCGTCCAGATAAATAGGATAGGTAAGAGAACGATAACTATTACTATGATTAGTAGCCACTTTATTATAGTGGTCATCCATTCCCTACTCTCGTCCTTTTTTGTTAGAATATTAGCATTATAACACAAGTGCCGAAACTATCATCTGAATTTAGGGTACCTGCTTCTAGAGTGATTTTTATCGTAGCAAGGTGTACCTGTATAACAAACAATCATGATTGTTTAAACTTTCACGATAGTTTCTTGCATAGGTGAATCAATTTCATAATAGGGTTATAAAACGAGAAAAACGGACAATGTTGATTTCCGCTTCAGGTGGACTCTTCCGCTATAATCAACGAGAGTAGCCCGAAATATTGACGGACAATAAATTGTTAGATGAATTATATTGTTCGTCTTTTATACAAGAAATAGGTAATTATGAAATTGATTCAGGTACTTTAAAATTTTAAAGAACATATCATTATTTTTTCTATAAACCAATAAATTCTTTTTATGGTAAAATTAACTCAATCAAAAAGACTCTGTATTCACATCACACAAAATAGAATAGCATCACGTAGGGGGGAACAGTAAATGGAACAATACATGATTTTGGTGACAATTATTGTTGGATTTATTATGGTAACAGTATGTGCAAACCTGTTTTTTGCGATGAAGAGTCGAGCATACTTCTATTCAAAGAAATTGACTGCTCCGCCATGGGCAGACAAAGAGACAAAACAACTTTTCCGCCAATTCAATCGTGCCTGGTCAATGAAGATTGAGAAAACTGTAAATGTGCGTGTAAAGAAAAGAAAACGTACTCTAAAAGATGTCGAACTACGAGAACGGTGGTATGAACTTAAGAAATTTCTTTTGTTAGCGGGCATCTCAAAAGGACTTCCGATGTTTTCAAAAAAGGTAGATGATATTTGGCACTTCTTTTTAGAAGAAGAGGAACTGTATAATCAATTCTGTTTAGATTTCATTGGAGAACAGATTGAACATCACCCTCATGAAAAGCCAACACTTCTCCCAAATGAACGTGCTTGGTTTGACTTGTTATATCTATCTTTTTTCAACGTCACTTCTCGCTCACATCTATGGGGGAAATTCGCGCAACAAAAGAAAGAACACGCTAAATGGATAGAGCGTATAGTGAATGATTCAAAAGGAATCAATGAGTCATTTGGGCGACACTCATCCGATGCAGCCTCGACGCATACATTGGCTACCTTTCTCAGGTTCGCAAGTCAACAAGTGATGAAAACAAACGGAATCCAAGGAAAGCGAGTTAAACGGAAAAACGGCTATTGGTATGGTACCTCACTATTCGCCTTAAATGGCTATGACACAGTTAAAGAGAAGAAAAAAGTGGATGGTACTTCTACAGACGGATCTCCAGGTTTTGCAGCTGACTTCGATTATAAAGAAGAATGGAATGACATTGTCACCAATGTGAATTCGTTTGAAGTGGGAACAGACGCCGGAGCTATGCCAAGTGCTCCTTCGGACGGAGGGAGCTCTGATTCTGGGAGTAGTTGTAGCTCGTGTAGTGGGTGTTCTTCATAATAATTATAGAATTGTTAAGGATGGTTTATCGTGAAAAATTAGTGAACAGTACCAGGTTCTAACGCAATTTTGAATTGCGTCAGAACCTGGTGCCCTGCATTAGCATAAACATCCCTTCATCCGGCATTTTCTTTTTTTGTTGTTTGTCCACATTCACTATCCGAATTTCATATTCTTTCAAGTTTTCCTGCTTGAAGAGTTTTTGAAAGAGACTTTCCTTCCGTTCGATATCCTTAAACGTATAGTTTCGAGTAGCTTTCACTTTGCCACTTTGGACGTCATTTCTTTTTTTTCAAAGTTTTAGCGTACTGATTGCAACTCGTCTCGCATCTTCAATTACCATTCACCCCTTCTACCAAATCTATTCCCCACGGATTTCTCCTATTAATATAAGACATGCTATGATTAATACTAAGAGTTTAGTTGCTGAACACAAGGAGATGACTATAATGCCAACCTACAACAAACTAGTTCGCGATCGCATTCTAGATATCATCGAAAAGTCTAACAAAAAAACTACATCTCGCATATTAACTGATGTTGAATATAGCAGTGAAATTACTAAAAAAATGCACGAAGAACTAGCTGAGTATGAAGCTACTACGACAAACGAAGATGCAGTCGAAGAACTTGCAGATTTGCTCGAACTGATTCATGCAGCAGCCGTTATTCATGATACAACTTTCGAAGAACTGGAAAAAGTACGTCTGGATAAAGCGAAGAATCGCGGTGGATTTGATGAGCGTATTTTTCTTATTAAAGTAGAAGATGACTGAAGTGCGGTTAATTACTTCTTACTTAATTGGTGAAATTAAAGACCTGACACAAAAAGCAGAGAACATTTACTGGAGTGTTGCATTTGCGATGAAATCTGGCGTTCGACTTGTGTTGCCACATTTTAAAATGACTGCTGCAAATGGAGCCGAGATAAAAATAGTTATCGATGATTATTTACATATTACGCAGCCAGAGGCACTTGAACTTTTATTCACAGAGTTGCCCAATGCGGAGATTCGGCTTTCGGATGAAAGTCGCGGTGTTTCCTTTCATCCGAAAGCCTATTTGTTCCGAGCTGACCAGGATTCTCACATTACTGCGGTTTCGTCGAATCGTTCAGCGTCTGCCATGATGCTCGGAATCGAAATGGAAAGAAAATCACTTCCCTTGTCCTATTGAAGTGGTTCGTCAAAAGGGTAAATTTCATTTCAAGAAAATGCCTTTACAATCCACGTGACTCCATTACCCGAGCACGCGGAAATTTGTGACTATAGATTGCATACTTATTTTGTTTAGTAACTTAAGTTTTTATTACCAATCTATTTCGCATCCCTCCCCACTCCTCTTAAAGAAGAGGAAAATGATGGTTGTTCCGATAAGCTTATATAAAAACGCAGCTATTTTTTTCAAACCAAGCTATGTATAGAGAATGAACCCCTGCGGTTAATTCTTCTTTGCTCAAACCTCCGAAACCAATCTGAACCATGGATGTCTCAGCCTGATCTTTTTGTGTCCAAAAGTGCGATACACGATAGACTCTGGCCCCGTTCCCCCTCCGCAGTTTTAATCAACTCCTCTTCATTCATACCATTGTGCACTTGCAATAAAATATGCAGACCTGCATCCTGACCTATTATTGTCACTCGTGTCCCCATCAGTTTCTGATTCATTGAGATCAACAGAGATTGTTTCAGTCTGTATACGTTACGCATTTTACGAATGTGTACTTCCCAATGTCCGTTTTTCATGAACAACTCAAGCGACTTCTGATGAAAAAGGGATACCGTTTGATCATACAATCGATAACCTTTCTTGTTATGGAGCTCCAATAAGGAAGGAGGCATAACCGGGAAGAAGGCATTTCGAGAAAGTTCCCAGATAAGACAGTGCGATAATTGATATCCAAGCCTTGTAAGGAAGGAATCGGTCACAAAGATGAACAATTCTAACATTCGAGTAATTATAGAAAAAACAAAGTGAAATCGCGTAGGTATTGATTAACTTGGTATAAATATAGAATTATATTTTATTCACTGATTGATGCCGTGCACAGGTACCTAAATTTTATTTAATAAACTTTCCCATCATTATTAAACAAAGAAAAACCATTCTACATTTAATTTTATGTAGACTACGCTAATAAGAGGATATTATTCTATTAGCGGATGAAGTGAACGTAAATTGTTGGAGAAAAAATCGCAGGGATACGCCCGTTGACAAGCAACCTCAAGGTTGCTTATACTTGATGTATGTGGGACAAAGACACTATATTCAAAGCACTCAGCGACTCGACTCGGCGGCTGATATTAGACGAATTATCCGAACGCAATGAGATGACGTTGTATGAACTTACGGCCCGTCTCATTATGAAGCACGAACTTACCATTTCGCGACAGGCGATTGCTAAACATCTTTCTTCATTGGATGATGCAGGACTCGTAAAATCAAAACGAAAGGGAAAATATCGAGTACTTATGTT
This window encodes:
- a CDS encoding beta-galactosidase, whose product is MTKVYDPVSSRIPKVLHGADYFPEQWEEHPEILAEDIRLMKLAKCNVMSIGMFAWSKLEPEEGVFTFEWLDRILDTFAENGIYAFLATPSGARPAWMSEKYPEVLRVGGNRARNLHGIRHNHCFSSPKYREKIAIINKRLADNYANHPAVIGWHLSNEYGGECHCDYCQDAFREWLKEKYKTLENLNKAWWTTFWSHTYTTWSQVESPAPHGETMVHGLNLDWKRFVTDQTINFYKHEIKPLKEANKDIPVFTNFMELFEGLDYAKFAAEVDVVSWDSYPTWHDHEDDSELAAYIAMNHDWFRSLKDGQPFLLMESTPSLTNWQDVSKLKRPGMHYLSSLQAVAHGSDSVQYFQWRKSRGSSEKFHGAVVDHVGHEHTRVFKEVSQLGETLGGLDQVVGTTVEAEVALIFDTQNRWAINDAQGPRNIGVGYEKAVAGQYKAFWDQGVAVDVIDMDQDISKYKLIVAPMLYMVRPGVGEKIERFVQQGGTFVTTYWSGIVDENDLVFAGGFPGPLRKTLGIWSEEIDGLHDGQTNSIEMAAGNELGLTKEYVAHELCDVIHLEGAEALAYYKEDFYAGLPALTVNQFGAGKAYYIASRNKGEFHLDLFTKLVEELGLKRVIEGKLPEGVTAQSRTDGEYDYIYIFNFSREAKEVELVDSVYTDLIEGTPVPTKIDLAPFGVRLLKRKR
- a CDS encoding sugar ABC transporter permease — translated: MKPKVKSALELTGIYAVFAFMAVIIIYPLIWAFGMSLNAGTSLYSSTIIPENWSLVHYKWLFTDPSSNYLTWYKNSLIVSTLSAVFSVVMTSLVAYAFSRYKFVGRKSGLYTFLILQMFPVIMAMVALYILLNLVGLLNTLTGLILIYVGGQIPFNAWLVKGYLDTIPRELDEAARMDGAGHMTVFIKIILPLAKPILAVVALFNFMGPLFDFILPSIILRSPENYTLALGLFNFINDKFANNFTRFSAGAILIAVPVSLIYLYLQRFLISGLTGGGTKG
- a CDS encoding sugar ABC transporter permease — its product is MILSILLAGLGQIYNKQYIKGISFIILEIAFIISFSDFINLGLWGITTLGTIAGVDHSIFLLVYGILSIILIAFVILFYVLNVLDAKKQAKLISQGWEATTMMDAFKASYDKAFPYLLTGPGLILLIFTVVFPLLFAITLAFTNYDLYNSPPRHLVQWVGFDNFVNLVTVPLWKNTFISVFSWTIIWTLVATSFQIVLALFLAILANDRRVKFKKTIRTILILPWAVPGFVSILIFAAMFNDEFGAINRDIIIPLFGGDGIPWLTDPFYTKILLIMIQTWLAYPFLFALFSGVLQSISSEWYEAADVDGATRWQKFRGITLPHILFATAPLLIIQYTSNFNNFNVIYLLNGGGPAVKGQNAGGTDILISWVYKLTFETNNYSMAAAISLIIGILVSVFAILQFRRTKSFKEEGNI
- a CDS encoding extracellular solute-binding protein, with translation MLKRKAFLGLLSMLSLLVILTACAPEREEVKEVAKESSGETAKPEKLVVWVNDEDIAADVSKQMFDKYTEKTGIEIVMERVPQPDQIQELALAGPAGDGPDLFFQPQDRLGDVVAQGLAVPFDYTSAELEGISEAAIDAFTYEGDVYGAPVAIETYFVYYNKSIIETAPTTIEEVFEMSKEKTNKAKDEYGFLISPSFYYLYPFINSYGGYVFAEENGTYDPEDVGLNNEGAIEGLTQYQSFVKAGLLPKTLTVDVLDGLFTEGKVGMVVSGPWNLPVYAEALGDNLATAPLPQINGEIAQSFVGVKSWLTSYYSKNQEWAQDLAKFLMNEENSQLYYDVTGELPPRQSILDKIDDPIYAGYTEQIKYGTPMPNIPEMSAVWDIDDAIELIVGGEDVQGILDESVQNIKEKIEISK
- a CDS encoding AraC family transcriptional regulator, with product MEDKKRYTFTVSDNPLPLYIESIGYNPHELEFNRPEGYPYYHWLQTVKGEGTFNFAGQEFLLTPGKAVLLTPYTPHSYYYDRDGGGQWSTLYMTFSGAAVDPILNSLDMNYSGVYEETDGVSFANIIQSMIKEIGQEDSYLEFESSATLYQFLMMLKKYGKLNNKLSISQSYEAIRPIVAWLELMYPKNIGLLEMSEKAKVSSQHLNTLFHDTFGISPYSFLVQLRIREAKTILLTNTEQSLSDISKLVGFNSVSHFVSTFKKREGITPSVYRDLHYKQT
- a CDS encoding D-glycerate dehydrogenase: MKPKVYSTYSIPEHVKEFMTDYCDIIEWRGDGRTPRDVLLAEIADVKGLYTGGSSMVGRIDEELLNHAPHLKVISNVSVGYNNFDVEVMKKRNVIGTNTPHVLDETVADLAFALILATARRITELDRFIKDGSWKPTTNYHEIYGKDVHSTTLGIIGMGRIGEAIARRAKFGFNMDVLYYNRNRKPEAEEKYGAEYCDLTSLLTRSDYIVLMTPLTPETFQIIGEKEFKMMKKSAVFINVSRGQTVDEQALIRALQNGEIYGAGLDVFETEPVNPHNPLLQMSNVVAVPHIGSATARTEAAMAMRAAENLVAVLRGKEPIDPVIK